The following proteins come from a genomic window of Chlamydiales bacterium:
- a CDS encoding acyl-CoA desaturase — MNKSFDWRISLFLISYQLLLIFSLPFYFYYMQPSAVLIVLSIILLFITGISVTGGYHRYFSHRTYKAHPLIESLLLFFGGMAMEGSALRWAYEHRLHHAYVDTEKDPYSIKKGFLYAHFLWMLEKARPIEEKLVSDLIKNPRVMFQDKLIFFFMFGTNFLVWIVMGWLLNDYIGSFFIAVALRIFILHHLTWFINSLAHTWGNKPFCQEQTAVNNLILSFLTFGEGYHNYHHVFPKDYRNGVKWYHFDPTKWIIWILSKLKLVRDLKQVDQLTIKKRMVIERKALLLKKIHNIDYVRQEELTSQVEIIASKILEKIMNFTHLYKELDKFKQPAITSKIHYELYCLHASLKEDWKQWKLLSREILNT, encoded by the coding sequence ATGAACAAATCCTTCGACTGGAGAATATCTCTATTTTTAATCTCCTATCAGCTTCTTCTGATTTTTTCCCTTCCTTTTTATTTTTATTATATGCAACCCAGTGCTGTTTTAATTGTTCTATCAATTATTCTCCTTTTCATCACTGGAATTAGTGTCACAGGAGGCTATCACCGTTATTTTTCCCATCGAACTTATAAAGCTCACCCATTGATTGAATCTCTGCTACTTTTTTTTGGAGGGATGGCAATGGAAGGCAGTGCTCTCAGATGGGCGTACGAACATCGTCTTCACCATGCTTACGTAGACACAGAAAAAGACCCTTATTCAATTAAAAAAGGATTTTTGTATGCTCATTTTTTATGGATGCTTGAAAAAGCTCGACCGATTGAAGAGAAGCTTGTAAGTGATTTAATAAAAAATCCACGAGTGATGTTTCAGGACAAATTGATTTTTTTCTTTATGTTTGGAACAAACTTTCTTGTTTGGATTGTGATGGGTTGGTTACTTAATGATTACATAGGCTCTTTTTTTATTGCTGTTGCTCTAAGAATTTTTATTCTTCATCATTTGACTTGGTTTATCAACTCTCTTGCTCATACATGGGGAAACAAACCTTTTTGCCAAGAACAGACGGCAGTGAATAACCTAATTCTCTCTTTTCTAACTTTTGGAGAAGGATATCATAACTATCACCATGTCTTTCCTAAAGACTATAGAAACGGTGTAAAATGGTACCATTTTGATCCGACTAAATGGATAATATGGATTCTTTCAAAATTAAAGCTAGTCAGAGACTTAAAGCAAGTTGATCAACTAACGATTAAAAAACGCATGGTTATTGAGCGTAAAGCCCTACTTTTAAAAAAAATTCATAACATAGATTACGTTAGACAAGAAGAACTCACCAGCCAAGTTGAAATCATTGCGAGTAAAATACTTGAGAAAATCATGAACTTTACCCACCTTTACAAGGAATTGGATAAATTTAAACAACCTGCAATCACATCCAAAATTCACTATGAGCTTTATTGTCTGCATGCGAGCTTAAAAGAAGATTGGAAACAATGGAAGCTCTTATCAAGAGAAATTCTAAATACTTAA
- a CDS encoding Bax inhibitor-1/YccA family protein yields the protein MHKGYIQDASAVGTFSTRVYGWMAIGLGLTAFVAYFLYESALYIKLMPFWWVWAFATFGIAMGINLGLKRLSIGSVIGLFLAYATFEGILFGTILPAFAAAFGGQVIWSAFLTASAVFGMAMCYGIFTKNDLTSLGRILTFGLIGLIVVTFLYMILSFFIPMQWAHLFISYLGLIIFVGLTAYDAQTIRQFSMEVDIKSVASYKLSMIMALKMYINVIMIFWYLLQIFSSGNKR from the coding sequence ATGCACAAGGGATATATTCAAGATGCAAGTGCTGTTGGAACCTTTTCAACGCGTGTTTACGGTTGGATGGCGATTGGCCTTGGATTAACTGCTTTTGTCGCTTATTTTCTGTATGAAAGTGCTCTTTATATCAAGCTTATGCCTTTCTGGTGGGTCTGGGCATTTGCAACTTTTGGCATTGCTATGGGGATTAATTTAGGTCTAAAACGCCTTTCTATTGGCAGTGTGATAGGGCTTTTCTTAGCTTATGCGACTTTTGAAGGGATTTTATTCGGGACAATTCTTCCTGCCTTTGCTGCGGCTTTTGGTGGACAAGTGATCTGGTCAGCTTTTTTAACTGCTTCAGCAGTTTTTGGTATGGCAATGTGTTATGGGATTTTTACAAAAAATGATTTAACTAGTTTGGGCCGTATCCTGACTTTTGGTTTAATTGGACTTATTGTAGTGACTTTTCTTTATATGATTCTTTCATTTTTTATTCCCATGCAGTGGGCTCATCTTTTTATCAGTTATTTAGGTTTGATTATCTTTGTTGGTTTGACTGCTTATGATGCCCAAACGATTCGACAATTTAGTATGGAAGTAGATATTAAATCAGTTGCTTCTTATAAATTGTCAATGATTATGGCTCTTAAGATGTATATCAATGTCATTATGATTTTTTGGTATTTGCTACAAATTTTTTCATCTGGTAATAAACGTTAA
- a CDS encoding aromatic amino acid transport family protein yields MNFSKEGHLFGGALLVAGTAIGGGMLALPVLTSAGGFFAAILIYFLCWIFMTMTALIFMEISLWSREEVNIISMAENMLGMPGRIITWFLYLFLFYSLTVVYISGGGSLVKDVLSSMGHSHIPIRISPLIFVLIFAPFVVFGAKAVDRINKILMVGLIFSFFLFLFFGFSHIKCHLLKRFDFPLALPAIPVVLTSFGFQGIVPTLTHYLGRDSLRVKKAIILGSLIPLITYILWEGLILGIIDQTGLEQAREMGQSAVSPLKMIIQSSWLYLVVEFFAFFAIVTSFLGVTLSLLDFLADGLKVKKTLLGRSLLACLIFLPPLVFAMIDPSIFLVALKYGGGFGCVLLLGLLPILMVWRGRYRLLYKSTYTLFGGRFILLLLFFFVIFELILMLVKIN; encoded by the coding sequence ATGAATTTTTCTAAAGAAGGACATCTTTTTGGAGGAGCTTTATTAGTTGCAGGAACAGCTATTGGAGGGGGGATGTTAGCTTTACCTGTTCTTACCTCTGCAGGAGGGTTTTTTGCGGCAATCTTGATCTATTTTCTCTGCTGGATATTTATGACAATGACAGCCCTGATTTTTATGGAGATTTCTCTTTGGAGTCGAGAAGAGGTCAATATCATCTCTATGGCAGAAAATATGCTTGGAATGCCAGGAAGAATCATCACTTGGTTTCTCTATCTTTTTCTTTTTTATTCCCTGACAGTGGTCTATATTTCGGGAGGGGGGAGTTTGGTCAAGGATGTATTGTCTTCCATGGGGCATAGTCATATTCCTATTAGGATAAGCCCCTTGATTTTTGTTTTAATTTTTGCCCCTTTTGTTGTCTTTGGTGCAAAGGCTGTTGATAGGATTAATAAAATTCTCATGGTTGGGTTGATTTTCTCTTTCTTTCTTTTTCTTTTTTTTGGATTTAGTCATATAAAATGCCATCTTCTAAAGCGTTTTGATTTTCCTTTAGCTCTACCAGCTATCCCCGTTGTTTTGACTTCTTTTGGTTTTCAAGGGATTGTTCCTACTTTAACTCACTATCTTGGTAGAGACTCTCTTCGTGTCAAAAAAGCTATTATACTTGGAAGCTTAATCCCTCTAATCACTTATATCCTCTGGGAAGGATTAATTCTTGGAATCATCGATCAAACAGGATTAGAACAAGCTCGAGAGATGGGTCAGTCTGCAGTTTCACCTTTAAAGATGATCATCCAATCTTCTTGGCTCTATCTTGTTGTAGAATTTTTTGCATTTTTTGCCATTGTCACTTCATTTTTAGGTGTTACACTTAGTTTACTAGATTTTTTAGCTGATGGACTTAAAGTGAAAAAAACTCTATTAGGACGGTCTCTTCTTGCTTGTTTGATTTTTTTACCTCCTCTTGTTTTTGCTATGATTGATCCTTCTATTTTTTTAGTTGCTCTTAAATATGGCGGAGGGTTTGGATGTGTTTTACTTCTTGGACTTCTCCCTATTCTTATGGTTTGGCGAGGTCGTTATAGACTACTGTATAAAAGCACTTATACTCTTTTTGGTGGTCGCTTTATTCTTTTGCTTTTATTCTTTTTTGTTATTTTTGAATTGATTCTTATGTTGGTCAAAATTAATTAA